A window of Marinobacter salarius contains these coding sequences:
- a CDS encoding TetR/AcrR family transcriptional regulator, with product MNQDSILRSLVADNLVSDPAGARGRLLHEAAKLFRDKGYERTTVRDLAAAVGIQSGSLFHHFRTKEEILKAVMVETIRLNTALMQAAVDAASTHRDKLQALIRAELESINGQTGEAMAVLVFEWRSLSEASQVHVLELRDIYEQLWLDVLETLRQDGVLTADPFVVRRMLTGALSWTVTWYRPDGGLTLDDLTAQVVAMMGLTTP from the coding sequence ACTGGTTGCCGACAACCTGGTTTCCGATCCCGCCGGAGCCCGTGGCCGGCTTCTCCACGAGGCCGCAAAGCTGTTTCGTGACAAGGGTTATGAGCGGACCACCGTCAGGGATCTGGCCGCCGCCGTTGGCATTCAGTCCGGTAGCCTGTTCCACCACTTCCGCACCAAGGAAGAAATCCTCAAAGCCGTCATGGTGGAGACCATTCGTCTCAACACGGCCCTGATGCAGGCTGCGGTGGATGCGGCCAGTACCCATCGTGACAAGTTACAGGCGCTGATTCGCGCTGAACTGGAGTCCATCAACGGGCAGACCGGGGAGGCCATGGCGGTGCTGGTCTTCGAGTGGCGTAGCCTATCCGAGGCATCCCAGGTTCACGTCCTTGAGCTCCGGGATATATACGAGCAGTTGTGGTTGGATGTGCTGGAGACGTTGCGTCAGGACGGCGTGCTGACGGCAGACCCGTTTGTGGTGCGCCGTATGCTCACGGGCGCCCTCAGTTGGACGGTAACCTGGTACCGACCTGACGGTGGCCTGACGTTGGACGATTTGACGGCGCAGGTGGTCGCAATGATGGGGTTAACGACGCCCTGA